From Watersipora subatra chromosome 8, tzWatSuba1.1, whole genome shotgun sequence, a single genomic window includes:
- the LOC137402337 gene encoding 26S proteasome non-ATPase regulatory subunit 10-like, whose product MEEDEASSATVMKAQKMNAEELLYQLLKTYTDRGRRFSQLTVTDLSSIQSKNRHKLLMVQDSEGLTSLHYASQSEDAETVEYVMESIAPEYRHAPLMVQDNKGMTSLHYASQSKCTDKLKYVLESIAPENRHKLHMVQDSEGLTSLHYASQSEDADTVEYVMESIAPENRQTSLLLQDKKGMTSLHRVSLSGNADTVKYLLQSIAPENRHALLMVQDNEGMISLHYASLSESADAVKYVLESIAPENRHASLLVQDNKGMTSLLC is encoded by the exons ATGGAAGAGGACGAAGCCAGTAGTGCAACAGTAATGAAAGCACAAAAAATGAATGCTGAAGAGTTGCTCTATCAACTCCTCAAAACATACACAGACAGAGGGCGCAGGTTTTCTCAACTAACAGTCACAGATCTGAGCAG CATTCAGTCGAAGAATAGACATAAATTACTTATGGTGCAGGATAGTGAAGGACTGACATCACTACATTATGCTAGTCAGTCAGAAGATGCAGAGACAGTGGAATATGTGATGGAATCCATAGCGCCAGAGTATAGACATGCACCACTTATGGTACaggataataaaggaatgacatcactacactatgctagtcagtcaaAATGTACAGATAAattgaaatatgtactggaatcaATAGCACCAGAAAATCGACATAAATTACATATGGTGCAGGATAGTGAAGGActgacatcactacactatgctagtcagtcagaAGATGCAGATACAGTGGAATATGTGAtggaatccatagcaccagagaatagacaAACATCACTTCTGTTGCAGGATAAaaaaggaatgacatcactacaccGTGTTAGTCTGTCAGGAAATGCGGATACAGTGAAATATTTACTGCaatccatagcaccagagaatagacatgcatTACTTATGGTGCAGGATAATGAAGGAATGatatcactacactatgctagtctGTCAGAAAGTGCAGATgcagtgaaatatgtactggaatcgATAGCACCAGAGAATAGGCATGCATCACTTTTGGTACaggataataaaggaatgacatcactactatGCTAG